A genomic region of Helicoverpa armigera isolate CAAS_96S chromosome 31, ASM3070526v1, whole genome shotgun sequence contains the following coding sequences:
- the LOC110378622 gene encoding putative aminopeptidase W07G4.4, translated as MSAIEYKLYENVFIETNLQSVDYDAVILILYPEDIQVPLPRHIQSFIDKIAKVDKHIHKTTTVWNCDYVSGERLVLSPTGKISPYHDARVVREAAYKGMVRAMDAGAKKPLLVVQNVVNFPDGQLVCILGALEALYIPLQTRERDNTKNISWIGLHSEEKLSEQFEKTVRNALALEKSRILARDIAGGDPERMTPVNIVNYVKSSFSGDSNIFIKVIDDSNTINEEYPLLAAVNRAASQIDRHKARVVEIEYRPSDPSRVTQTLLLVGKGVTYDTGGADLKISGKMAGMCRDKSGAAAVAGFLKACSLLKPPHLKVIGVLCLCRNSIGEDSYVPDELLVSKSGKTVRVTNTDAEGRFAMADSLFKMGELAVKELNPHLYTIATLTGHARLCYGNYTAALDNHSARSTNHSSALQFSGSRVGEGFEVSVIRPEDLTVNNGKGKGEDLIQVDMDAKARHHQLAGGFLIKVGGLEDKNVKYTHLDIAGGAGSPPSEPTAVPILTLCHVHKVLM; from the coding sequence ATGTCTGCGATCGAGTATAAACTATACGAAAATGTATTCATTGAAACTAATTTGCAATCAGTTGATTATGACGCCGTGATCCTCATTTTGTATCCTGAAGACATTCAAGTACCGTTACCAAGACATATACAGAGTTTTATCGACAAAATTGCCAAAGTTGATAAGCATATACATAAAACTACAACTGTCTGGAATTGTGATTATGTGTCTGGTGAAAGATTGGTGCTGTCTCCGACTGGGAAGATAAGCCCATATCATGATGCGAGGGTGGTTAGAGAAGCAGCTTATAAAGGGATGGTGAGAGCTATGGATGCTGGTGCGAAGAAACCTCTCCTGGTTGTGCAAAATGTGGTGAACTTCCCCGATGGACAATTAGTCTGTATCCTGGGTGCTTTAGAAGCTTTATACATACCACTACAAACAAGAGAGAGGGATAACACCAAGAATATATCATGGATTGGTCTGCATTCCGAAGAGAAGTTAAGCGAACAATTTGAGAAGACTGTCCGCAATGCACTAGCGTTGGAAAAGTCTAGAATACTCGCTCGAGATATCGCTGGGGGTGACCCAGAAAGGATGACTCCAGTTAATATTGTGAACTACGTGAAATCATCATTTAGTGGTGACAGTAATATCTTCATTAAAGTTATTGATGATAGTAACACTATTAACGAAGAATATCCATTGTTAGCGGCTGTCAACAGAGCAGCGAGTCAAATTGACAGACACAAGGCTAGAGTCGTAGAAATTGAATATCGACCATCAGACCCAAGCAGAGTAACTCAAACCCTTCTTCTAGTTGGCAAGGGAGTGACCTACGACACTGGTGGAGCCGATTTGAAGATCTCAGGGAAAATGGCGGGCATGTGTCGAGATAAAAGCGGAGCAGCCGCCGTCGCTGGCTTTCTAAAAGCTTGTTCCTTGCTCAAACCACCTCATTTGAAGGTCATAGGCGTTCTTTGTCTCTGCAGAAACTCTATCGGCGAAGATTCTTATGTACCCGATGAATTACTGGTCTCAAAGAGTGGTAAAACAGTTCGGGTGACAAACACAGATGCTGAAGGAAGATTTGCGATGGCAGATTCGTTGTTCAAAATGGGTGAATTAGCTGTCAAAGAGTTGAACCCTCATTTGTATACTATTGCAACTTTGACAGGACACGCAAGATTGTGTTACGGGAATTATACTGCAGCGCTTGATAACCACAGTGCAAGGAGTACAAATCATTCGTCTGCTTTGCAATTCAGTGGGTCTCGAGTCGGCGAAGGTTTTGAAGTATCTGTCATCCGTCCTGAGGATTTAACAGTCAACAATGGAAAGGGCAAAGGCGAAGACTTAATCCAGGTTGACATGGACGCGAAGGCACGTCATCATCAGCTTGCAGGAGGCTTTCTAATCAAAGTTGGGGGTTTGGAAGACAAAAATGTGAAATACACCCATTTGGATATCGCTGGAGGCGCCGGCTCACCTCCTTCGGAGCCAACGGCTGTGCCAATTTTAACTCTATGTCATGTACATAAGGTGCTTATGTAA
- the LOC126054394 gene encoding heat shock protein 70 A1-like, translating into MILVEYKGEKKSFAPEEISSMVLVKLKEIAEKYLGAKVSKAVITVPAHFNDSQRQATRTAGSIAGLEVLRITNEPTAAALAYGLDRRGDKNVLIYDLGGGTFDVSILSINGSVYEVKATAGNTRLGGEDFDNRLVAYFAEDFRKKYHIDILGNAKALRRLKTAAERAKRFLTSYSEATVQVEALCDGIDYIGRISRALFEELCSDLFRDTLGPIEKALTDARLKKSDIQKIILVGGSTRIPKIQSMLKEFFDGKNLTTSLNPDEAVACGAAIQAAILNGQRHEKIRDLLLVDVVPLSLGVETARGMMFKVVERNTPIPCQKTKEITTLEDYQNRMTIEIFEGERSLTKDNNLLGVIELTGIPPAPRGVAKIDVTFDINANGILSVFARDRSTGHTESVIIRNEHRLNQMQIGQMISDAATYKENDIESKRRLEVRNQLESYIYEVKRNIAEKGELLTEKEKEFMNRETENAIEWLDLNMDCVREEFERQMTELMRKWSGVMRKIYNQPWMHRAKRQRSETYEELEDHGSTTIEEVQDNEE; encoded by the coding sequence ATGATTTTAGTTGAATATAAAGGTGAAAAAAAGTCTTTCGCGCCCGAAGAAATCAGTAGTATGgttttagttaaattaaaagAGATCGCTGAGAAATATCTTGGTGCTAAAGTTAGTAAGGCGGTTATTACAGTTCCCGCGCATTTTAATGATAGTCAGAGGCAGGCTACACGGACCGCGGGGTCTATAGCGGGGTTAGAAGTTTTAAGAATTACTAACGAGCCCACAGCCGCGGCGCTAGCTTACGGTTTAGACCGAAGAGGTGACAAAAACGTGCTTATTTACGACTTAGGTGGTGGCACATTCGACGTTTCAATTCTATCTATAAACGGCTCTGTGTATGAAGTGAAAGCCACTGCGGGTAACACTCGACTCGGCGGTGAAGACTTTGACAATCGTCTAGTCGCGTATTTCGCTGAAGATTTTCGTAAAAAGTATCATATTGATATTCTAGGTAACGCAAAAGCGTTGAGGAGGTTAAAAACAGCAGCGGAACGAGCAAAAAGGTTTTTAACATCTTACAGTGAGGCCACGGTACAAGTAGAAGCATTGTGTGATGGGATTGACTACATAGGAAGGATTTCCAGAGCTCTCTTCGAAGAATTATGCTCAGATTTGTTCAGAGACACGTTGGGGCCAATTGAAAAAGCTTTAACAGATGCAAGACTTAAGAAATCTGATATCCAGAAGATTATTTTAGTAGGAGGCAGTACTAGAATACCAAAGATTCAAAGTATGTTGAAAGAATTCTTTGACGGAAAGAATTTGACAACTAGTTTGAATCCTGATGAGGCTGTGGCGTGTGGGGCTGCTATTCAAGCCGCCATTTTGAACGGCCAGCGACATGAAAAAATAAGAGACCTATTGCTAGTCGACGTTGTACCTCTTTCCCTAGGAGTAGAGACAGCTAGAGGGATGATGTTTAAAGTAGTAGAAAGAAACACTCCAATACCATGCCAGAAAACCAAAGAAATTACTACATTAGAAGACTATCAGAATCGCATGACAATCGAAATTTTTGAAGGTGAAAGAAGCTTAACAAAAGACAATAATTTGTTAGGAGTTATAGAATTGACTGGTATACCGCCTGCACCAAGAGGCGTAGCCAAAATAGATGTCACTTTTGACATAAATGCTAATGGAATTCTCAGCGTTTTTGCTCGAGATCGAAGCACGGGACATACAGAGAGTGTTATCATAAGAAACGAGCACAGACTTAACCAGATGCAAATAGGACAGATGATATCCGACGCTGCAACTTACAAAGAAAATGATATCGAAAGCAAACGGCGTTTGGAAGTTAGGAATCAGCTAGAATCGTATATTTACGAAGTAAAAAGGAATATAGCAGAAAAAGGAGAATTATTAACAGAGAAAGAGAAAGAGTTTATGAACAGAGAAACGGAGAATGCAATTGAATGGCTGGATTTGAACATGGATTGTGTTAGAGAAGAATTTGAGAGACAGATGACAGAGTTAATGAGAAAATGGTCGGGAGTTATGAGAAAGATATATAACCAGCCTTGGATGCATCGAGCGAAGCGGCAGAGAAGTGAGACTTATGAGGAGTTGGAAGACCACGGAAGTACCACCATAGAAGAGGTGCAGGATAATGAGGAATGA